A part of Bacillus rossius redtenbacheri isolate Brsri chromosome 1, Brsri_v3, whole genome shotgun sequence genomic DNA contains:
- the LOC134535906 gene encoding cytochrome P450 6k1-like, whose translation MVIKEEGVITMAIIFSSVLADVTVAVATCLVAVYLFFASGFRYWKRRGVHYIPPTSIFGNLVEVVLQREHIGEYLKKVYDNNPDQPVVGLFAFRNPILMVRDLKVVQSVMVKNAHAFLDRPLDISEKGNPLASRSLLVLKGKKWRHLRMKLTPTFTSGKIKKMFYLIDECGKQLLPCIGKEMEKGNHVKVKDTVARYSTDVIASCAFGVNANALVDPDSEFRATTRKIFEKTKFQSWITSLLLLLPQLIQILQLKTMDDSVNTFCRKTFWDVVGYRKSNKITRKDFVDILMQIKEEGQVQAEDANDLQEIKQDIQYMKIKNMKVKH comes from the exons GTGATAAAAGAAGAAGGTGTGATCACCATGGCTATTATATTCAGCTCTGTGCTAGCAGATGTCACCGTTGCTGTGGCCACATGCTTAGTTGCGGTGTATCTGTTCTTCGCCAGCGGCTTCAGATACTGGAAGAGACGAGGCGTCCACTACATTCCTCCCACATCAATTTTTGGGAACCTGGTTGAAGTAGTGTTGCAGAGGGAACACATTGGTGAATACCTCAAGAAGGTGTATGACAACAACCCGGATCAACCCGTAGTCGGCCTCTTCGCCTTCAGGAACCCCATTCTGATGGTGCGTGACCTCAAAGTGGTGCAGAGTGTCATGGTGAAGAACGCACATGCTTTCTTGGACAGGCCCCTTGACATTTCAGAGAAAGGTAACCCGTTGGCTTCCAGGAGTCTCCTTGTTCTGAAAGGCAAGAAGTGGAGACACTTGAGAATGAAACTCACACCCACCTTCACCTCCGGGAAgataaagaaaatgttttatctCATCGATGAGTGCGGCAAGCAGTTACTGCCTTGCATCGGAAAAGAAATGGAAAAAG GAAATCATGTAAAGGTGAAGGACACTGTGGCTAGGTATTCCACAGACGTCATCGCATCGTGTGCTTTTGGAGTAAATGCCAACGCCCTGGTGGATCCAGACTCCGAATTTCGAGCAACCacaagaaaaatttttgaaaaaactaAATTCCAGTCTTGGATCACATCCCTTTTATTATTGTTACCACaactgatacaaatattacaactGAAAACAATGGATGACAGTGTCAACACTTTTTGCCGCAAGACATTTTGGGATGTTGTTGGTTATCGGAAGAGTAATAAAATAACCCGAAAAGATTTTGTGGACATTCTGATGCAGATAAAAGAAGAGGGTCAGGTTCAAGCAGAGGATGCTAATGATTTACAAGAAATAAAGCAAGACATTcaatacatgaaaataaaaaacatgAAAGTGAAACACTAG